One Nocardia farcinica genomic region harbors:
- a CDS encoding MFS transporter, with product MIRSPAMMLLAEQADDHSTKNPARVYATLDAARMTGMLAGPVVGGVAVGSVGFAATMALDAMSSIVLVVSMAALGLRRFPPEHPATGRPGWWRHVVEAPALLAANRVVRAAMGVLAAAIVFTAVFTVAEVFYVRATLSATPLEYGLVTTPFVAGRLLTSVWPAPKIAPQHQRRTLVAAGLLMGAGLAGAGLSGSLLGAAIGFAAAGVANSLQVSAITVLIATHVPPAVKGRAFAAMGSVNNAATMLGTLLGAPAVAAVGAGGALVLAGAGTAAATAAAAPVLLVRGREQPEDGVDRTPSTRRPGWAGGPRNGAPPPNSAAVSASGQAGVDLHDDLVGGHLLHRDVETFGGAGLAHRHGHLLTGDLQRDQVAVDGHQLRVDAQDTHLGVDPAGEGDGAAADVAVGGGARSLGGAGGTERDEQGEQGQGDQPARTHCASVEGIRTFRTPPGGTPPDVG from the coding sequence ATGATCCGGTCGCCGGCGATGATGCTCCTCGCCGAACAGGCCGACGACCACAGCACGAAGAACCCCGCCCGGGTGTACGCCACCCTCGACGCCGCGCGCATGACCGGCATGCTCGCCGGCCCGGTGGTCGGCGGTGTCGCGGTCGGGTCGGTCGGCTTCGCGGCGACGATGGCGCTCGACGCGATGTCCAGCATCGTCCTGGTGGTGTCGATGGCCGCACTCGGCCTACGGCGCTTCCCGCCCGAGCATCCGGCGACGGGTCGACCCGGTTGGTGGCGGCACGTCGTGGAGGCGCCCGCCCTGCTGGCCGCGAATCGGGTCGTTCGGGCGGCGATGGGCGTCCTGGCCGCGGCGATCGTGTTCACCGCCGTCTTCACCGTGGCGGAAGTCTTCTACGTGCGCGCAACCCTGTCCGCGACACCGCTGGAATACGGGCTGGTGACGACCCCGTTCGTCGCCGGACGGCTGCTGACGTCGGTGTGGCCTGCGCCGAAGATCGCGCCGCAGCACCAACGCCGCACTCTGGTCGCGGCCGGACTGCTCATGGGCGCGGGCCTGGCCGGCGCCGGCCTGTCCGGATCGCTCCTCGGCGCGGCGATCGGGTTCGCCGCCGCGGGCGTGGCGAACTCGCTCCAGGTCTCGGCCATCACGGTGCTCATCGCGACGCACGTGCCGCCCGCGGTGAAAGGCCGCGCGTTCGCCGCGATGGGCTCGGTCAACAACGCGGCGACGATGCTCGGCACGCTGCTCGGCGCGCCGGCGGTCGCCGCCGTCGGTGCGGGTGGGGCATTGGTCCTTGCCGGCGCAGGCACCGCGGCGGCGACGGCGGCGGCAGCTCCGGTGCTGCTGGTCCGCGGCCGCGAACAGCCCGAGGATGGCGTCGACAGGACGCCGTCGACACGCCGGCCTGGGTGGGCGGGTGGGCCCCGGAACGGCGCCCCGCCGCCGAACTCGGCGGCGGTGTCAGCCTCCGGTCAGGCCGGTGTTGACCTTCACGACGACCTGGTCGGCGGTCACCTCCTGCACCGCGACGTCGAGACCTTCGGCGGGGCGGGTCTCGCCCATCGGCACGGTCACCTGCTGACCGGCGATCTTCAACGTGACCAGGTTGCCGTCGACGGCCACCAGTTGCGCGTCGACGCCCAGGACACTCACCTGGGCGTCGACCCCGCGGGTGAAGGTGATGGTGCAGCCGCCGACGTTGCAGTCGGCGGTGGAGCCCGGTCCCTCGGCGGTGCAGGCGGCACCGAGCGGGACGAGCAGGGCGAACAGGGACAGGGCGATCAGCCGGCGAGGACGCACTGCGCCAGTGTAGAAGGGATACGGACCTTTCGGACACCTCCCGGTGGAACTCCCCCGGACGTGGGATGA
- a CDS encoding serine/threonine-protein kinase, translating to MRLPGAGDVFAGYRIVRRLGAGGMGTVYLAEHPRLPRRDAVKVLDPELAADPGYRARFEREAELAARLEHPNVVAVYDRGREGEFLWIAMRYVDGVDAGELVAAEPAGLPAERAVGIVAAAARGLDAAHRRGLLHRDVKPANILVSTDDDGADVVRLTDFGIARSLDAAATTSGSVLASFAYAAPETFAGGPLDARTDVYALGCTLYEMLTGAVPFARRSPAAAMQAHLYEPPPRPSATHPALAAFDPVIARALAKVPAHRYGSCGELARAATAALAANTPHRSAPHRMAPPPPSATTGPAGGPGVTPADLSPAPHPTASAQPRTPSEPGIAGPAGPPRSARLLLIATTVAALVVAAAVAAVLVRGNSTAGTPVATPSPATITTPPTTTTPTITTSAWGPAAYIVAAFPDLLPSEPTGTGYQGMRCARNDDEGSWLHCPATTDDGINVNIRCDPSRAPVTYRSDTLGLTDIHEEPWTRPSGSGTIRWATDDTAGFGLLDVAFDDPDRHFCLVSASGGSGGQDVYDRWWRSAPL from the coding sequence GTGCGGTTGCCGGGTGCTGGGGATGTCTTCGCCGGGTATCGGATCGTGCGTCGGCTCGGGGCGGGCGGGATGGGAACGGTGTATCTGGCCGAGCATCCTCGGCTGCCGCGGCGGGACGCGGTGAAGGTGCTGGATCCGGAGTTGGCGGCCGATCCCGGGTATCGCGCGAGGTTCGAGCGGGAGGCCGAGCTGGCGGCGCGGCTGGAGCACCCCAACGTGGTGGCCGTCTACGACCGGGGGCGCGAGGGCGAGTTCCTGTGGATCGCCATGCGTTATGTCGACGGGGTGGATGCGGGCGAGCTGGTCGCCGCCGAACCGGCCGGGTTGCCCGCCGAGCGGGCCGTGGGGATCGTCGCCGCGGCGGCACGCGGGCTCGACGCCGCGCACCGGCGCGGGTTGCTGCACCGTGACGTCAAACCCGCGAACATCCTCGTCTCCACCGACGACGACGGCGCGGACGTCGTGCGCCTCACCGATTTCGGCATCGCCCGATCGCTCGACGCCGCGGCGACCACCTCCGGCTCGGTACTGGCCAGCTTCGCCTACGCGGCGCCGGAGACGTTCGCCGGTGGCCCGCTCGACGCCCGCACCGACGTCTACGCGCTCGGTTGCACGCTCTACGAAATGCTCACCGGCGCTGTGCCGTTCGCGCGGCGCTCGCCCGCCGCCGCCATGCAGGCCCACCTGTACGAGCCGCCGCCACGCCCGTCGGCCACGCATCCGGCGCTCGCCGCGTTCGACCCGGTGATCGCCCGGGCGCTGGCGAAGGTACCGGCGCACCGGTACGGGAGTTGTGGCGAGCTCGCGCGGGCGGCGACGGCGGCGCTGGCGGCGAACACCCCGCACCGTTCGGCACCCCACCGGATGGCGCCTCCCCCGCCGTCGGCGACGACCGGACCGGCCGGCGGTCCCGGTGTCACCCCGGCGGACCTCTCCCCCGCCCCGCACCCCACCGCCTCGGCGCAACCTCGAACACCGTCGGAACCGGGCATTGCCGGGCCGGCCGGACCACCCCGTTCCGCTCGGCTGCTGCTGATCGCCACCACGGTGGCGGCGCTCGTCGTGGCCGCGGCGGTAGCGGCCGTCCTGGTCCGCGGGAACAGCACCGCAGGCACGCCGGTCGCGACCCCGTCACCGGCGACCATCACGACGCCACCGACCACCACGACGCCGACCATCACCACCTCCGCGTGGGGTCCCGCCGCCTACATCGTGGCCGCGTTCCCCGATCTGCTGCCGTCCGAGCCGACGGGCACCGGCTACCAGGGCATGCGCTGCGCCCGCAACGACGACGAGGGTTCGTGGCTGCACTGCCCGGCCACCACCGACGACGGTATCAACGTCAACATCCGATGCGACCCGTCGCGGGCGCCGGTGACCTACCGCTCGGACACGCTCGGCCTCACCGACATCCACGAGGAACCCTGGACGCGGCCCTCCGGGAGCGGCACGATCCGGTGGGCGACCGACGACACCGCCGGGTTCGGACTGCTCGATGTGGCGTTCGACGACCCCGATCGCCACTTCTGCCTGGTCTCGGCCAGCGGCGGCAGCGGCGGGCAGGATGTGTACGACCGATGGTGGCGCTCGGCGCCGCTCTGA
- a CDS encoding STAS domain-containing protein has protein sequence MDSALESRLAQAAHRLPAPEGATTANRRLFSRLRRRGPALVLSPRGAADAYTLDLWRCAVREAVDTAAASACALIVDTSRIDFLSCRALVVLAEEAGRAAERGVPVSLVTPNRTIARIAAVDPATVALSIHSTVVSALTALRLRDSQDTSGRSGTPLALGN, from the coding sequence ATGGATTCCGCACTCGAATCTCGTCTCGCCCAGGCCGCACACCGGCTCCCCGCCCCCGAGGGTGCCACCACCGCGAATCGCAGGCTGTTCAGCAGGCTGCGCCGCCGCGGACCGGCTCTGGTGCTGTCCCCGCGCGGGGCCGCCGACGCCTACACCCTCGACCTGTGGCGGTGCGCCGTGCGCGAGGCGGTCGACACGGCGGCCGCGTCGGCCTGCGCGCTGATCGTCGACACGAGCAGGATCGACTTCCTGTCCTGCCGAGCGCTGGTGGTGCTCGCCGAGGAGGCCGGACGCGCCGCCGAGCGCGGCGTGCCGGTGAGCCTGGTGACGCCGAACCGGACCATCGCCCGCATCGCCGCGGTGGATCCGGCCACCGTCGCCCTGTCCATCCACTCGACGGTCGTCAGCGCCCTGACCGCCCTGCGGTTGCGGGATTCGCAGGACACCTCCGGTCGCTCCGGCACACCGCTCGCCCTGGGCAACTGA
- a CDS encoding metal ABC transporter ATP-binding protein has product MGELAVDVADVTVRYGEVLALDGVSLTLAPGRICGLVGMNGSGKSTLFKTIVGLVKPTSGTVTLYGDTPRAARRAGLLGYVPQSEDVDWSFPLTVRDVVLTGRHGRMGFPRRPRRADREAVDRALARVELTELADRQIGRLSGGQRKRAFVARALAQEATLLLLDEPFAGVDKRSEAAITTLLRELAAEGAAIVVSTHDLHALPELADEAVLLMRSVLARGTPEEVLRPENLAAAFGLDVLGRS; this is encoded by the coding sequence ATGGGTGAACTCGCGGTGGACGTCGCCGACGTCACGGTCCGCTACGGCGAGGTGCTCGCCCTCGACGGTGTCTCGCTGACGCTGGCCCCCGGCCGGATCTGCGGCCTGGTCGGCATGAACGGCTCGGGCAAGTCGACACTGTTCAAGACCATTGTGGGACTGGTCAAGCCGACCTCGGGCACGGTCACCCTCTACGGGGACACCCCGCGCGCGGCGCGGCGCGCCGGTCTGCTCGGCTATGTGCCGCAGAGCGAGGACGTGGACTGGAGCTTCCCGCTCACGGTCCGCGACGTGGTGCTCACCGGCCGCCACGGCCGGATGGGCTTCCCGCGCCGTCCGCGCCGCGCCGACCGGGAGGCCGTGGACCGCGCGCTCGCGCGGGTCGAGCTGACCGAGCTGGCCGACCGGCAGATCGGCAGGCTCTCCGGCGGCCAGCGCAAGCGCGCGTTCGTGGCCCGGGCGCTGGCCCAGGAGGCGACCCTGCTGCTGCTGGACGAGCCGTTCGCCGGGGTGGACAAGCGCTCGGAAGCGGCGATCACCACGCTGCTGCGCGAGCTGGCCGCCGAGGGCGCGGCGATCGTGGTGTCCACCCACGACCTGCACGCCCTGCCCGAGCTGGCCGACGAGGCCGTGCTGCTGATGCGCAGCGTGCTGGCGCGCGGCACGCCGGAGGAGGTGCTGCGGCCGGAGAACCTGGCCGCCGCCTTCGGCCTTGACGTGCTCGGCCGGTCCTGA
- a CDS encoding cytochrome P450 — translation MSAPSLSHDFDFTDPDLLATRLPVAEWAELRRTAPVWWVDQPDGTSGFDDGGYWVVSKLSDIKEISKTPEIWSNHENTAVIRFNADITREEIDIQRAMLVNTDPPAHDKLRRIISRGFTPRAVQSLRDALHERAERIVHEAKKTGGGDFVQQVACELPLQAIAELLGVPQADRGKLFDWSNQMMGYDDPDFDGNHKVATAEIMGYSWNLAEERRKCPADDIVSQLVTADIEGESLGSDEFAWFVILLAVAGNETTRNATTHGMKAFVDFPEQWELYKAERPRTAPDEIVRWATPVVAFQRTALQDTELGGQAIKKGQRVGLFYASANFDEDHFTDPYTFDITRNPNPHVGFGGTGTHYCVGANLARLQLDLIFNAIADVMPNLRQVSEPVRLRSGWLNGIKSWQVAYQ, via the coding sequence GTGTCCGCGCCGTCCCTTTCGCACGACTTCGACTTCACCGACCCCGACCTGCTCGCCACCCGGTTGCCCGTGGCGGAATGGGCCGAGCTGCGCCGCACCGCTCCGGTGTGGTGGGTCGACCAGCCCGACGGCACCAGCGGGTTCGACGACGGCGGGTACTGGGTGGTGAGCAAGCTCTCCGACATCAAGGAGATCTCCAAGACGCCCGAGATCTGGTCGAACCACGAGAACACCGCGGTCATCCGCTTCAACGCCGACATCACCCGCGAGGAGATCGACATCCAGCGCGCCATGCTGGTGAACACCGATCCGCCCGCGCACGACAAGCTGCGCCGCATCATCTCCCGCGGCTTCACCCCGCGCGCGGTGCAGTCGCTGCGCGACGCCCTGCACGAGCGAGCCGAGCGGATCGTGCACGAGGCCAAGAAGACCGGCGGCGGTGACTTCGTGCAGCAGGTGGCCTGTGAGCTGCCGTTGCAGGCGATCGCCGAACTGCTCGGCGTGCCGCAGGCCGACCGCGGCAAGCTCTTCGACTGGTCGAACCAGATGATGGGCTACGACGATCCCGATTTCGACGGCAACCACAAGGTCGCCACCGCCGAGATCATGGGGTACTCCTGGAACCTGGCCGAGGAGCGGCGCAAGTGCCCGGCCGACGACATCGTCAGCCAGCTGGTCACCGCCGACATCGAGGGCGAGTCGCTGGGGTCGGACGAGTTCGCCTGGTTCGTCATCCTGCTGGCCGTGGCGGGCAACGAGACCACCCGCAACGCCACCACCCACGGCATGAAGGCCTTCGTCGACTTCCCCGAGCAGTGGGAGCTGTACAAGGCCGAGCGCCCGCGCACCGCGCCCGACGAGATCGTGCGCTGGGCCACGCCGGTGGTCGCCTTCCAGCGCACCGCCCTGCAGGACACCGAACTCGGCGGACAGGCGATCAAGAAGGGCCAGCGGGTCGGCTTGTTCTACGCGTCGGCCAACTTCGACGAAGACCACTTCACCGACCCGTACACCTTCGACATCACCCGCAACCCGAACCCGCACGTCGGCTTCGGCGGCACCGGCACGCACTACTGCGTCGGCGCGAATCTGGCCCGGTTGCAGCTGGACCTGATCTTCAACGCGATCGCCGACGTGATGCCGAACCTGCGCCAGGTGAGCGAACCGGTGCGGCTGCGCTCGGGGTGGCTCAACGGCATCAAGAGCTGGCAGGTCGCCTACCAGTGA
- a CDS encoding LGFP repeat-containing protein: MAQRPGSRAARRTAAATASLAVLFTSALGVAGARPVGAFDVGGAIEVEYDQAGGPAVLGDPTGPELDAASGGRFQTFANNAAIYWRGDVGAHQVGGPIRDKWGQLGYERGALGYPVTRETATPGDTGRFNHFQGGSIYWSVGTAAHQVGGAIRDKWGRLGWESGPLGFPVTDESTSADNGRYNLFNGGAIYYSPRTGAHAVWGVIRDRWIAAGAENGQYGYPTSDEYDYEDGKAQDFEGGRITWTP; the protein is encoded by the coding sequence ATGGCACAGCGTCCAGGATCGCGCGCGGCACGCCGCACCGCCGCCGCCACCGCCTCGTTGGCGGTGCTGTTCACCTCCGCACTCGGCGTCGCAGGCGCGCGACCGGTCGGCGCGTTCGACGTCGGCGGCGCGATCGAGGTCGAGTACGACCAGGCGGGCGGCCCGGCCGTGCTCGGCGACCCCACCGGCCCCGAACTCGACGCGGCGTCGGGGGGACGATTCCAGACCTTCGCCAACAACGCCGCCATCTACTGGCGAGGCGATGTCGGCGCGCACCAGGTCGGCGGCCCGATCCGCGACAAATGGGGCCAGCTCGGCTACGAGCGCGGCGCGCTCGGCTACCCCGTCACCCGCGAGACCGCCACCCCCGGCGACACCGGCCGCTTCAACCACTTCCAGGGCGGCAGCATCTACTGGTCGGTCGGCACCGCCGCCCACCAGGTCGGCGGCGCGATCCGCGACAAATGGGGCCGGCTCGGCTGGGAGTCCGGACCGCTCGGCTTCCCGGTCACCGACGAGTCCACCAGCGCCGACAACGGCCGCTACAACCTGTTCAACGGCGGCGCGATCTACTACTCGCCGCGCACCGGCGCGCACGCGGTGTGGGGCGTGATCCGCGATCGCTGGATCGCCGCGGGCGCGGAGAACGGCCAGTACGGCTACCCGACCAGCGACGAGTACGACTACGAGGACGGCAAGGCGCAGGACTTCGAGGGCGGTCGCATCACCTGGACGCCGTGA
- a CDS encoding metal ABC transporter substrate-binding protein codes for MKLVASRAFSVPWRSVTAALAACLMVSVVAACGGARGDDDRPTVLTTFTVLADIAGTVAGEHLRVESITKAGAEIHGYEPTPGDIRKAATADLILDNGLNLEAWFEQFVAEVDVPHAVVSEGVEPIDIAGDAYRGKPNPHAWMSPLNVRIYVDNMVRAFAELDPDHAADFRANGERYKAELDAVHAELTGALSALPESQRALVTCEGAFSYLARDAGLTEKYIWPVNAEQQATPQQITSAIDFVRERAVPAVFCESTVSDAPMRRVVEATGAAFGGVLYVDSLSEPDGPVPTYLALIRHDARTIADALTGRA; via the coding sequence ATGAAGCTCGTTGCGTCTCGTGCGTTCTCCGTGCCGTGGCGGTCGGTGACGGCCGCGCTGGCGGCCTGTCTGATGGTCTCGGTCGTGGCGGCGTGCGGCGGTGCGCGCGGTGACGACGACCGGCCGACCGTGCTGACCACCTTCACCGTGCTCGCCGACATCGCGGGCACGGTGGCGGGCGAGCACCTGCGCGTCGAATCGATCACCAAGGCGGGCGCGGAGATCCACGGGTACGAGCCGACCCCGGGGGACATCAGGAAGGCGGCCACCGCCGACCTGATCCTGGACAACGGGCTGAACCTGGAGGCGTGGTTCGAGCAGTTCGTCGCCGAGGTCGACGTGCCGCACGCCGTCGTCAGCGAGGGCGTCGAACCGATCGACATCGCCGGCGACGCCTACCGGGGCAAGCCCAACCCGCACGCCTGGATGTCGCCGCTGAACGTACGGATCTACGTCGACAACATGGTGCGCGCCTTCGCCGAACTCGACCCCGACCACGCCGCCGACTTCCGCGCCAACGGCGAGCGCTACAAGGCCGAACTGGACGCGGTGCACGCGGAGCTGACCGGTGCGCTGAGCGCGCTGCCCGAATCGCAGCGGGCGCTGGTGACCTGTGAGGGCGCGTTCTCCTACCTGGCCAGGGACGCCGGGCTCACCGAGAAGTACATCTGGCCGGTCAACGCCGAGCAGCAGGCCACCCCGCAGCAGATCACCTCCGCGATCGATTTCGTCCGCGAGCGCGCCGTGCCCGCGGTGTTCTGCGAATCCACCGTCTCCGACGCGCCCATGCGGCGCGTGGTGGAGGCGACCGGCGCCGCCTTCGGCGGCGTGCTGTACGTGGACTCGCTGTCCGAACCGGACGGGCCGGTGCCCACCTACCTGGCACTGATCCGGCACGACGCGCGGACCATCGCCGATGCGCTGACAGGACGGGCGTGA
- a CDS encoding M20 family metallopeptidase: MDGEHDTLVRAGEALPDMVARLADLVGCESPSDSPADLRRCADLLVSWLAPLLPHRVEVLERDGLPHVLAAAAHPTVLLLGHFDTVWPLGTLTDWPFTVRDGIARGPGVFDMKAGIVQLVTALALHGDPGRVSVLLTGDEEIGSRSAWTLIEEQSRRAGAVLVCEPAADGGAVKVGRKGIANYDIEIRGRAAHAGLEPERGINAGVELAHQILALTALADRDTTVTPTVLSAGTTGNTVPERAHCHVDVRSWTTAAMADVDRALTGLRPRLPGAEVVVTGGIDRLPFEERAAAGLLAHAEAAADELGLGPLATATAGGVSDGNISAAAGVPTLDGLGAIGGYPHARDEHVQVPTMPRQTALLTELLARLAQRRPGRLEP; this comes from the coding sequence GTGGACGGCGAGCACGACACCCTCGTGCGGGCGGGCGAAGCCCTGCCGGACATGGTGGCGCGCCTGGCCGACCTCGTGGGCTGCGAATCCCCCTCGGACTCCCCCGCCGACCTGCGCCGGTGCGCCGACCTCCTGGTGTCCTGGCTCGCGCCGTTGCTCCCGCACCGCGTCGAGGTGCTCGAACGCGACGGCCTGCCGCACGTCCTCGCCGCCGCCGCGCACCCGACCGTGCTGCTGCTCGGCCATTTCGACACCGTGTGGCCGCTGGGCACCCTCACCGACTGGCCGTTCACGGTGCGCGACGGAATCGCGCGCGGGCCGGGCGTTTTCGACATGAAGGCGGGCATCGTCCAGCTGGTCACCGCACTCGCCCTGCACGGCGACCCCGGCCGGGTGAGCGTGCTGCTCACCGGCGACGAGGAGATCGGCTCCCGCAGCGCGTGGACGCTCATCGAGGAGCAGTCCCGGCGCGCCGGGGCGGTCCTGGTCTGCGAACCCGCCGCCGACGGTGGGGCCGTGAAGGTCGGCCGCAAGGGAATCGCCAACTACGACATCGAGATCCGCGGCCGCGCCGCCCACGCGGGCCTGGAACCCGAACGCGGCATCAACGCCGGAGTCGAACTGGCGCACCAGATCCTGGCGCTCACGGCACTGGCGGACCGGGACACCACCGTGACCCCGACCGTGCTGTCGGCGGGCACCACCGGCAACACCGTGCCCGAACGCGCGCACTGCCACGTCGACGTGCGGTCCTGGACGACCGCCGCCATGGCAGACGTCGACCGCGCCCTCACCGGCCTGCGCCCCCGCCTGCCCGGCGCCGAGGTCGTCGTCACCGGCGGTATCGACCGGCTCCCGTTCGAGGAACGCGCGGCCGCGGGCCTCCTCGCCCACGCCGAGGCGGCCGCCGACGAACTCGGGCTCGGCCCGCTCGCCACCGCCACCGCGGGCGGCGTCTCCGACGGCAACATCAGCGCCGCCGCCGGCGTCCCCACCCTCGACGGCCTCGGCGCGATCGGCGGCTACCCCCACGCCCGCGACGAACACGTGCAGGTGCCCACCATGCCCCGCCAAACGGCCCTGCTCACAGAGTTGCTGGCACGGTTGGCACAGCGGCGCCCCGGTCGTCTCGAGCCGTAG
- a CDS encoding TetR/AcrR family transcriptional regulator: MTGRRGRVPAVAAADIRRAARALLVAQGPEAMTLRAIARDLGVTAPALYRHYASHEELADALRADICLDLADELAVEAAAATEDGLLQLIAICRGFRRWALAHAHEFTLVFASPNRVHTAGLRRFEEPFGRVFLAAAGRLLTTYELALPPTDTIPPALRADLIGYQNDLLAMLAEAGQKFPAEKLDLGVTYLMITLWARLYGHVTLEVFGNYPLPVRDPEALFDTVLAELARGIGV; encoded by the coding sequence GTGACCGGGCGGCGCGGCCGGGTGCCCGCGGTGGCCGCCGCCGACATCCGGCGCGCGGCCAGGGCGCTGCTGGTGGCGCAGGGGCCGGAGGCGATGACGCTGCGGGCGATCGCCCGCGACCTCGGCGTCACCGCCCCCGCCCTCTACCGGCACTACGCCTCGCACGAGGAGCTCGCCGACGCGCTGCGCGCGGACATCTGCCTCGACCTCGCCGACGAGCTGGCCGTCGAGGCGGCGGCGGCGACCGAGGACGGCCTGCTGCAACTGATCGCGATCTGCCGCGGTTTCCGGCGCTGGGCACTGGCGCACGCGCACGAGTTCACCCTGGTGTTCGCCTCGCCGAACCGGGTGCACACCGCGGGTCTGCGCCGGTTCGAGGAACCGTTCGGCCGGGTGTTCCTCGCCGCGGCGGGACGCCTGCTGACCACCTACGAGCTGGCGCTGCCGCCGACCGACACCATTCCGCCCGCGTTGCGCGCGGACCTGATCGGCTACCAGAACGACCTGCTGGCCATGCTCGCCGAAGCCGGTCAGAAGTTCCCGGCCGAGAAGCTGGATCTGGGCGTGACCTACCTGATGATCACGCTGTGGGCGCGGCTGTACGGGCACGTCACCCTCGAGGTGTTCGGCAACTACCCGCTGCCGGTCCGCGACCCCGAAGCGCTGTTCGACACGGTGCTGGCGGAGCTGGCCCGCGGCATCGGCGTATGA
- a CDS encoding metal ABC transporter permease produces MNPIEFFLEPLRYEFMVRALTTTVAAALVCAVLSCWLVLIGWSLMGDAVSHAVLPGVVLAYIAGLPFAVGAVVFGFAAVGLIGLVRETSRVKEDAAIGIVFTTFFAAGLVLVSVTPSQTDLNHIVFGNLLGVGRGELVQVVVLAAITLLALVLLRRDFTLFAFDPTHAHAIGLNPRVLGSCLLGLLALTAVVALQAVGVVLVVAMLIIPGATAYLLTDRFQRMLLIAPAVSVAAAVTGLYLSYHLDTASGAMIVVVQGAVFVLVYLFAPRHGILGRRLAARALARRDQVTASR; encoded by the coding sequence ATGAATCCGATCGAGTTCTTCCTCGAGCCGCTGCGCTACGAGTTCATGGTGCGCGCGCTGACCACCACGGTCGCCGCGGCGCTGGTCTGTGCCGTGCTGTCGTGCTGGCTGGTGCTGATCGGCTGGTCGCTGATGGGGGATGCGGTCTCGCACGCGGTGCTGCCCGGCGTGGTGCTCGCCTATATCGCGGGGCTGCCGTTCGCGGTGGGCGCGGTGGTGTTCGGTTTCGCGGCGGTCGGCCTGATCGGGCTGGTGCGTGAGACCAGCCGGGTCAAGGAGGACGCGGCCATCGGCATCGTGTTCACCACGTTCTTCGCCGCGGGCCTGGTGCTGGTCTCGGTGACGCCGAGCCAGACCGACCTCAATCACATCGTGTTCGGCAACCTGCTCGGTGTCGGCCGCGGCGAACTGGTCCAGGTGGTGGTGCTCGCCGCGATCACCCTGCTGGCGCTGGTGCTGCTGCGCCGCGATTTCACCCTGTTCGCCTTCGACCCCACCCACGCCCACGCCATCGGCCTGAATCCGCGCGTGCTCGGCAGCTGCCTGCTCGGGCTGCTCGCGCTGACGGCCGTGGTGGCACTCCAGGCGGTGGGCGTGGTGCTGGTGGTGGCGATGTTGATCATCCCCGGCGCGACGGCCTATCTGCTCACCGACCGCTTCCAGCGGATGCTGCTCATCGCGCCCGCGGTCTCCGTCGCCGCCGCGGTCACCGGCCTGTATCTGAGCTACCACCTGGACACCGCGTCGGGCGCGATGATCGTGGTGGTGCAGGGCGCGGTGTTCGTGCTGGTCTACCTGTTCGCCCCGCGCCACGGCATCCTCGGGCGCAGGCTGGCCGCGCGCGCCCTGGCCCGCCGTGATCAGGTCACGGCGTCCAGGTGA